A genomic segment from Aegilops tauschii subsp. strangulata cultivar AL8/78 chromosome 1, Aet v6.0, whole genome shotgun sequence encodes:
- the LOC109782554 gene encoding gibberellin 2-beta-dioxygenase 3-like, with the protein MVAITVPISVDTIPLVKCANAAAAAVPSVDLSAPGAAAAVADACRGVGFFRATNHGVPAALAEALEERAAAFFALPHKDKLEASARPLGYGSKSIGCNGDVGWLEYILLSVGSGSVAAASLPPLLRAALEEYTDAVREVGARVLELMADGLGVAEEHRGVLRRMVAPDEADELVRVNHYPPCPCPLAAGQRGVTGFGEHTDPQIISVLRSNRTGGLQIMLPDGRWVPVAPDPDSLFVNVGDSLQVLTNGRFQSVKHRVVAPAEGQQSRLSVIYFGGPAPAQRIAPLPELMREGERSLYREFTWAEYKKAAYKSRLGDHRLGPFELPAAKEPNSSDQHSSSNAVQPPARAPPHVAPVY; encoded by the exons ATGGTGGCGATCACGGTGCCCATCTCGGTGGACACGATCCCGCTGGTGAAATGCGCgaatgcggcggcggcggcggtgccgaGCGTCGACCTGTCGGCGCCGGGCGCTGCGGCGGCCGTCGCGGACGCGTGCCGCGGCGTGGGCTTCTTCAGGGCGACCAACCACGGCGTGCCGGCGGCCCTCGCGGAGGCGCTGGAGGAACGCGCCGCGGCCTTCTTCGCGCTGCCGCACAAGGACAAGCTGGAGGCGTCGGCGCGGCCCTTGGGCTACGGCAGCAAGAGCATCGGCTGCAACGGCGACGTGGGCTGGCTCGAGTACATCCTGCTCTCCGTCGGGTCTGGctcggtcgccgccgcctccctgcCGCCGCTGCTCCGGGCGGCGCTGGAGGAGTACACGGACGCGGTGCGGGAGGTGGGAGCGCGGGTGCTGGAGCTCATGGCGGATGGGCTCGGCGTCGCGGAGGAGCACCGCGGCGTGCTGCGGCGGATGGTGGCGCCGGACGAAGCCGACGAGTTGGTGCGCGTGAACCACTACCCGCCGTGCCCTTGCCCCCTGGCGGCGGGGCAGCGCGGCGTGACGGGGTTTGGGGAGCACACGGACCCGCAGATCATCTCCGTGCTCCGGTCCAACCGCACCGGGGGCCTCCAGATCATGCTCCCGGACGGCCGCTGGGTCCCCGTGGCCCCCGACCCCGATTCCCTCTTCGTCAATGTCGGGGACTCCCTCCAG GTGCTGACGAACGGGCGGTTCCAGAGCGTGAAGCACCGGGTGGTGGCGCCGGCGGAGGGGCAGCAGTCGCGGCTGTCGGTGATCTACTTCGGCGGGCCGGCGCCGGCGCAGCGGATCGCGCCGCTGCCGGAGCTGATGCGTGAGGGTGAGCGGAGCCTGTATAGGGAGTTCACCTGGGCCGAGTACAAGAAGGCCGCCTACAAGTCCCGCCTCGGCGACCACCGCCTCGGCCCCTTCGAGCTCCCAGCCGCCAAAGAACCCAACAGCTCCGACCAGCACAGCAGCAGCAACGCCGTCCAGCCGCCGGCGCGGGCGCCCCCTCACGTGGCACCAGTGTACTAG